Below is a genomic region from Rosa chinensis cultivar Old Blush chromosome 5, RchiOBHm-V2, whole genome shotgun sequence.
CATGGAGCCGCCGCCGGAGGGGACCACTAGGGATGACACCATCAAGGAGTACATCAAAACCCTAGCCATGGTCGTCGGAAGGTGATCCATTTCCCACCTTCTATTCTTTTCAATAATCTTCTCAATTTCTTCAAACTGGTTGTTGTGATTAATAGAAAATGAACAATATTGGAGATTGATTCTTTCATTTCTGCCGATTTTTATTGCTTAGAAATTACGACCAGATTGTGTTTTTACATATATGCAACTATGATCATGGTATTACTGTGGTTATTATTGAATAGGGATGATCCTATTTAGAAGGAATAGATATGCTGTAATTGAGATTTAAAAGGatcattctttgttgttttttttgtgTGCTGGGATTAAACCTGATTTTGGTATTCGGTTGTATGATAGTTTATATGAGCATATCTGCAATTCGGGTTCGGAAGTAATTGGGTGTTTGTTGCCTCAGAGTTTATTTACAATCTGACTTGGAATAGTTGAAGTTTATTAATTGTGTGTTGTGTTCTGTATGCATCTCAACCAGTGAGGAAGAAGCGAGGATGAAGATCTACTCTGTTTCAACTAGGTGTTATTTTGCATTTGGTGCACTCGTGTCTGAAGAGCTTTCATACAAAATCAAGGGTACTACTTCTGTTTCTACCTGCTTGTACTTTTGATTATCACCTGGCTTTGAGGGTTATTTCATTCATGTTTTCATTAAATTCTTGCAGAATTGCCAAAGGTCCGCTGGGTGCTTCCTGATTCGTACCTGGATGTTAAGAACAAAGATTACGGAGGTAAGAACTTGCTTGTTACTTCAATTCTCATTTGCAAAcactaaagaaaaataattgcaaTCAGTTAAGTTTTTAGCCCCATCTTCTCTTCTGTGGTCAGCTGTAACTGAATTCTATGCCTTTCTTTGGGTGGGAAAGGATGGTCTGAGGCTTTATAATGCTATGCATGATTGTTTTCCTTACAGGCTGTTGATGTAGTGCAATTAGAGCTCTTGTAATTATCATGTTAAAGGATTCTTCCACTCCACTCAAAGTTGCTTGGTAGAAATTGTCCTGGTTACTCACGGTTTCTGTGATGAGCTAAGCTTAGAAGCTTTTCAGTACTTAACTCTTTTTAATAGAGAATTCAATGATAACATGATGCTATTGATTTTGTTATGTGGACCTGTTTCTTTGTTGTGGTTTgcaactagtttttttttttttttttgactagtTTGGCTTCAAGAATAGTTTTACATGATTCCTTCTGCTGGTCGTTTTGTCAGGCGAACCTTTTATTAATGGGGAAGCAGTACCATATGATCCCAAGTACCATGAGGAATGGATAAGAAACAACAGTCGGGCAAACGAGAGAAACAGACGCAATGATAGACCTAGGAACTTTGACAATTCAAGGAACTTCGACAGGAGAAGGGAAAACATGCAGCGCAGAGATGGCCCGAATAGGGGTGCCCCTCCTTTTCCTAATCAACCAGGCCAGCATGGGCCTGGCATGGCCGGACCTCCCAGCAACATGAGTCCACCCAACAATATGCCTCCCCCACCTGTGGACAGGCCTCCAATGCCTCCCAACAACACGAGTGCACCAAACTACAACAATATGCCACAGGCAAGCAACAACTGGGGTGGAGGACAGCCGAACTACAATCAGATGCCTCCAAACAACTACAATCAAGGGTCGCCTAACAACTATAATCAGATGCCTCCAAACAACAATATGCGAGGGCCACCACCACCCCAAAACCACATGGGAGGACCGCCACCACACATGGGAGGACAGCCACCACACATGGGAGGAGGGCAACCTGCGCCATCATGGTCTGATCCTGCACAATACCAAAATACCTACACACCAGAGAGAGATAATGGTGGTGGTCAAAACCGTTATTGAGGTTATGTGCTATGCTGCCA
It encodes:
- the LOC112165111 gene encoding multiple organellar RNA editing factor 8, chloroplastic/mitochondrial — translated: MATHFLSRSFPKTLALSSFLSRSLSTATTTASTLSSAHSRSSLSLINRLRPLAGAGAIAFPGKLSPAAIRCFSANATTSSLRDPNPNWSNRPPKETILLDGCDFEHWLVVMEPPPEGTTRDDTIKEYIKTLAMVVGSEEEARMKIYSVSTRCYFAFGALVSEELSYKIKELPKVRWVLPDSYLDVKNKDYGGEPFINGEAVPYDPKYHEEWIRNNSRANERNRRNDRPRNFDNSRNFDRRRENMQRRDGPNRGAPPFPNQPGQHGPGMAGPPSNMSPPNNMPPPPVDRPPMPPNNTSAPNYNNMPQASNNWGGGQPNYNQMPPNNYNQGSPNNYNQMPPNNNMRGPPPPQNHMGGPPPHMGGQPPHMGGGQPAPSWSDPAQYQNTYTPERDNGGGQNRY